A genomic stretch from Deltaproteobacteria bacterium includes:
- a CDS encoding IS5/IS1182 family transposase: protein WMNRFRRLLVRWEKREQNYEAMLHLACAWITMKLAGVFG from the coding sequence CGTGGATGAACCGATTCCGCCGGCTCCTCGTCCGCTGGGAGAAGCGCGAGCAGAACTACGAGGCAATGCTCCATCTCGCCTGTGCCTGGATCACGATGAAACTGGCTGGGGTTTTCGGATAG